The DNA window GGGTCCGATGGCTTCCGCGAGGAAATGTAGGGTACAGGCGTAGATCAATACAGGTAACGTTTTATAGATAAGGGTCATCGTATTTAAGACGAAAAAGATGAGGGACAGGGCAAAGGCGAGTGGCGGTATGGCGTAAACGATATAGGCGACACGCCCTAACATGTTTGACAGACGCGATGGATGTCGCACACCTACATAGGCGAATGGAACCGCCAAAAACGCACACAGAATTCCGGCAGGTATTGCGATCGACAATGAACCGATCAACGCATCCACAAGCCCTTCCAGCACAATAGGATCGAACCCTCTAAACATCCAGAGGAAGACGGCACCCGCGGGAACAACTACAGTCGCGAATGAAAGCATACCGAGATACAGGTAAGCGGAGACTCGCCACCTGCCGAGTGGAATCTGCAGGAGTTGCCGTGAAACCCCACTCCCTGCTCGATGGAGAACCACCCGATTTAGCAACTTTGACTCAAGATAGAGCAGACATCCCGTAAATACAAGGAGCATGAGCGCAAGCCATGCTGCATAGATGTGCTCAAAAGAGAGCGTATACTCTATGTAAAGTGCATAACTGAAGGTCTCATAACGCATCAATGACACGACCCCGAAGTCCCCGAGGACATGTAGGCTAATGAGTAAACCACTGGCATAAAGGGCGGGCCGTAACTGCGGAAGGATAATATGAAAAAAAGTTTCGCGATATCGGTAGCCGAGACTCCGAGCGGATTCCTCAAGACTTGGATCGAGACCTAACAGGGCGGTCCGCAGATTCAAAAAGAGATAAGGACTCGTGTACGCGCTGAGTGCGAGGAGGGCACCCCAATAACCGCCGAGACGCGGGATGCTTTTGCCGAAAAATTGGGCGATGATACCCGTGTTCCCGCCGAGTGCCAACAGGGCATAAGCCATGACATAGCCTGGAATAGCGAGTGGTAAAGCGCACAGCACCGTAAAGAAACGTTTCCCCTTCAGATTCACTCTGGTTGTTAACCATGCAGCGGGGGTTGCCAAAAGCACATCTAATGCGAGAACACCGGCTGTCAGCAGGAGTGTGTTAAAGAAAAGCCGCGCGTTTCGCCAGCGGAAGACAATCTGCACAAGCGCAGTGCCTTCCGCAGAAAACGCTTTGACGAGCAGGTAAATCAGTGGGATCAACCCGCCGGCACCTACGACAATTGCCGGTATGAGGAGATAGGGATTTATGTTTACTGTTTTTGGCTTTGACATTCAATTCCGGTTACCTCAACTGCCGACGGGTTGCTGTGTCTATAGAATCTCAACATCTCTCAACAGGTTAACCGTGCCGTCGAGATCGTCCATATGATTGAGATTGAAGGTCGGTGCCAATTGAAGCAGTTCAGAAAGGGGCAGTAGACTTGCGTGCGGTATTACGCCCTTGATGGCGGGATATTCAAAAACATCGCTGGTGAAGTACTGCTGTGCTTTAGAAGACAGCAGAAATTCCACAAATTTCAGTGCGGCCTCTTTATTTTTGCTGCTTTTCAGTAATCCGATACCAGCAATATTGACAAGGTTGCCTGGGTCACTCGATTTAAAGAAGGTTTGTTCTACAGGAAAACCGGAGTCTTTGCTTTTGAAGCGAAGGAGGTAGTAGTGATTCGGCAAGCCGACATCTATTTCTCCAGCAGCGAGTGCCTCTATGATGGGTGTGTTCTTCGCATATTTTTTCACACCATTTGCTTTCATGCCTTTGAGCCATTCCGCTGTTTTTTCTTCACCTACCTGCACACGCAGGGAAGTGACAAACGCCTGAAAAGACGCATTTGTTGGTGCCCAACCGACTCTACCTTTCCACATCGGTTTTGTTAAATCGAAGATGCTTTCGGGGAGTTCTTCCATCTTAACGCGTTCTGGGGAATATGCGAGTACACGCGCTCTACCGCTTGTTGCCACCCAAAACCCTTCGACATCACGGAAGCCTGAAGGCACTTGTGTAAGGATGGATTCGGGCAATTTTTCAAACATCGCTTTTTTGCTAACGGCACCAAGGGCACCAGCGTCCTGTGCCCAAAAGAGGGCGGCAGGGCTTTTGTCGCCTTCTGTGAGAAGCGCGGCGGCGAGTTGGGTCGTCCCCCCGTAACTCACTTCCACTTGGATACCACTTTTCTCTTCAAATTGCTTAATAATCGGCTCAACAAGGCTCTTACTTCGTCCGGAATAGATAGTCAGTGTTTCAGCGTGAACCATCCCGATGAGGGTGAATAAGAGCAAAATAAGTGAACAGGAACTGAATAAACCGGATCGGTTGTTAAACATGATGTCTCCTTATACAATTCATAGACTGTTATCCGAATCAAATCTGGCATAAATTTAGTCAGATTTAATTGCGAAAGGTTCAAAGTTTTTAAATAGATGCTTAATGTGTGTTTTCTTGAGGTTTCGGGACCACTCGCCAACGCGTGTTCATCCCCGCCGTAATGTGATCAGCGACATGGCAATGATAGAGCCAGTTGCCGGGAGTTTTCGCTGTCATATCTACCGTAACCATAGAGCCGGGAAGTAGATCCACCACGTCCGTGCGTTTTCCAGCGTTTAGCACTGTCTGACCGTGCCAGTGCGCGGTGTGCATATCCACCTCAGTGCCTAACCCAATAAGATACCAACGCACCTTATCGTGCTGTTCAATTTCCAACCCTTGTAGATTGCCGAAGATATAGCCGTTAATAGCATGTTTGAGATTCCCCTCTTCGGCTTCCTCGGGAGAATCATATTCCGCACTTTGTCCACTTTTGACGATAGTGCGCTCATTTTCATTGAAGACCAGAAACAGCGTCGTGAACGCTTTGTCGATATCTTTGGGACGTGGATCGTTCTCCGAGCGTTCCATCCCTTTTTTTGTGACAACAACGGTTCCAATCAAACCGTCGTAGACTTCGGTAACCGCATCAACATGCGAGTGGTAAAGCCAAACGATAGACGAGGGATCGTTCGGACCGGGAGCGGCATCACTATCGGCTTCCCAGTGATAAGTGAACTTTCCGCCTGGTGGCACGGCGGCACCCGACCCTTTCATATCCGCCCCTTCGTTCGCCTCGTCGTATTGTAATCCGTGGACGTGGATGCTCAGAGGTTTATCGGCGCGATTGAGAAAATGCACCCGGACGCTATCGCCTTCAACAGCGTGCAGTTGCGGTCCAAGAATACCCATCCACAAAGGTTGTTCAACCTGCATCGTGTAGGTATCATCGGTGTATTGGATGTAGCGGTATTTTTCGTATATGAGGGCTTTCCCCCAAACATCCAACCCCATCGCCGGTTTGATGAGATTCTGCCCACTGGGGGCATAGTTCCATTCGACCTTCTCAGCGGCGACCCAATACTCGCGTGTTGCGGCTTCAGCGGAACCGGCACAGAAGTAAAGGAGGACACTTACAAGGGGCAGAAACGTATAAGACGCGATTTGTAGGTTTCCCGGGCTGAGTCGGGAACGGAATCGGTGGGTATTCCACATTGAACCCAATTTTATGATATTGAGACTCATTCTCAAAAACAAATCTTTTAAAGCAGACTCCATAAAAAACTAAACCTCGCTGAGTTAAATTTGTATTGAATTATACTACAAAAAGGAGGGCGTGTCAAAAAATTTTATATTTTGTTGTTTGTCCGCTCATACCAGCATCTTTTAACCTCAATCTATTTGCGGGTCAAGGGCATCTCGGAGCGCGTCCCCGAGCACATTGAAACCCAAGACAATCAGGAAAATAGCGATGCCTGGCGCCGTAACAGCCAAAGGGGCGCGGCGGATAAACTTGCGGTTTTCATTGAGCATCGCGCCCCATTCAGGCTCGCCAATCTCAGCACCCAGCCCGAGGAAACTCAGTCCTGCGGCATCTAAAATCGCAGCACCGATGCCTAAAGTCGCTTGGACGATCAACGGCGCGATGCAGTTTGGGAGAACAGTCGTGAGAAGGATGCGCCCATTACTCGCGCCGATGCCCCTCGCAGCGACGACATAATCTAACTCCCGGACTTTCAGGACAGCGGCCCGCAAAATGCGGGCATATTGCGGGATATAGACGATAGAAACCGCGATAATTGCATTCGTAAGACTCTGTCCCAAAATAGTGACAATGACCATCGCCAAAAGGATACTCGGCATTGCAAGCATCATATCCATTACACGCATAATTAGATTGTCGAGTTTTCCACCGTAATACCCCGCGATTGCCCCGAAGAAGGTTCCAAATCCTATGGAAAATGACATGGCGATGAGTCCGACCTTCAGAGATATACGCGTTCCGTAAACAATTCTGCTGAAGATGTCACGCCCAACCCCGTCCGTGCCGAGGTAGTGTGTATCCGACCCCCTTTGAGACGCTCAACGATGTTAGCATGCCTCGGATCGTGTGTTGCGATTAACGGTGCGAAGATAGCAACGATAACGAAGAACAGGATAATAGATGCCCCGATGGTGGCAGAACGGTGTCTTAAGAGTTTCCGAAGGACGTATTGTTGACTGGTGACGGGTGTTGCGTTGTTCATATGGCTTCGTTTCCGACTCGAATGCGTGGGTCAAAGTAGGCATACAGCATATCCACGATAAGATTAACGAGCATAAAGACGGATGCGACGAAAAGCACACCCCCTTGCACCGCCCGAACGTCACGCGCTTCAACAGCGGCCCGCAGCCATGAACCGAGTCCGGGCCAGGAGAAGATGTGCTCGGTTAAGATCGCGCCGCCTAACAAATAGCCGAATTCTAAGCCAATAATTGTCAGAACGGGCACCATACTGTTTTTCATTGCATGTTTACCAATAACCTTCCACCGCGGCAAGCCTTTCGCATAAGCGGTTGTAATGTAAGGCTGGTTTAGCACTTCAAGGAGGCTGGATCGGGTCATGCGTGCGATAATTGCTAACGGAATCGTGCCTAACGTTATCGCGGGGAGGATCAGGTGCGCGACGGCGTTCCGAAAGGCGGTGAAGTTTCCAGCAAGCAGGGTGTCAATAAGATAAAAACCTGTGCGCGACTGGATATCTAAATCCAATACAACATCCAGGCGTCCTGTGCTCGGCAGTATCGGCAGGAAATATGAAAAAAGCAGGATGAGCATCAATCCCAACCAGAAGATCGGCATAGAGATACCCGCGAGGGATATTGACATGGAAAAATAGTCCAAAAATGTTCCGCGAGAGACCGCGGCGATGATACCTGCTGCAATACCGAACAGGATCGAAAATGCCATTGCTGCGAGGGTCAGTTCAGCCGTTGCTGGGAAATAGCGTTTGATTTCTTCAATAACGGGTTGCTTCGTTTTAAAAGAGCGTCCGAAGTCGAGGTGTGCGACGTCCCATAAGAATTTAGCGTATTGGTGATACAAAGGTTTATCCAGTCCCATCTCTGCTCGGAGTTCAATGAGTGCCTTTTCAGTTGCGCGTTCCCCCAGAATAGCAACGGCGGCATCGCCGGGTATGAGATGCACCATCAAAAACACGAGGAGCGATACCGCCAAAAGGGATAAGCCGATCGAAAGAAAGCGTTGAAGGAGATACGAGAACAAGGTTAAAACCTTCCGTATTTTTTAACGATTCTGTCTGAGCGAGGATTTCCGTTGTCAACCGCGATCTAAAATCGTTAAGAAATCCTCTTTGGATTATCAATGGTTTCTTAACGATTCAGTATCTGCAAGGACAACGTCCGCAGCAGCTCATATTCAATAGTTAAAAAATTAGAAAAATGGGTTGTGTGCTTTTTCTTCACCGACGGTGGTAGAGGGACCGTGTCCCGGAAAGAGCCTAACCCCATCTGGAAGGGACAACAGATTGTCTCGAACGCTGTCGATTTCATCCTGAAGGGAGATGTTAGGTCCTCCGACTGAGCCAGCGAAAATGGCATCGCCAACGAACGCTACGTTCTCTGCGATGAAACTACATCCGCCGGGGGTATGTCCGGGTGTATTGACGACGGTTACTGTGAGTTCACCGACGGTGAGGGTATCTCCGTGTGCGACCTCGCGTAATCTCGTTTCGCTCCGCGGTTTCGGTTCATCCGTATGGATGTAAGTTTCGCATCCAGTAGCGGTCTGGATCTTTGGTAACCCGTCGGTATGGTCGCTGTGGGCGTGTGTCAAAAGAATCGCTGTAGGCTTCACAGGACGCGCCTCTAACTGTTCCAAGATCAGGTCAGGATGTGCAGCGGTGTCAACAATCGCAGCGGCATGGGTCGCTTGGCAGATCAGGAGATACGCATTGACGGGCCAACCGCCCACCGGCGCGCTGATTGTGATAACCTCAAGGGGGGAAGTGCTTATCTGTTGCGGGGGTTCGGGTGCCCACTCTTCTGTCGCAATATCAAGGAGTTTGGTGCCATCTAAATTTAGGACTTCGGCGAGCCGAAGAACTTGCGTTTCTGTCGGTTTTAAGGTATACTGTTCCATACGAGAAAGTTCTGTCTCTGTGATACCTGCCGCAGCAGCGATTTGGCTGTGAGACAAGTCTTGCCCGCGTCGGGCTTTCCCGATGATGTCACCGAATTCGTCTTCAAGTGCATAAGCCATAGTAGTGTTCTCCAATAGTTATTGATTTAAGGAACATTGTAGCAAAAAATTCGGTATAATACAATTGAAAACGGCAGACATCAAAAACGGAGGAATTCTGATGGACATTCCGAAAAACGGTCATGAACAAGCGGCAATATCCCTCACACCGTTAGAAACCGATATGACGTTGGAAGATTTCCTTGAGAGCGATTTAGAGGGATATGAATACGCGGAGGGAAAATTAATACCGATGGCACCACCGACAATGGAACACGGTGAAATAAGCATGAGTCTTAGCTTACTTTTAGGTGTTCACATTCGTGAAAATAAGTTGGGACATTTGTATCCAGCGGATACAGACTTTAAATTAGAGGACCGATTGGTTAAACCCGATATTGCATTCGTTTCAACAGCGAGGTTACCTGAGAACAGACGCCAAGTATCCCCTGTGGCACCGGACTTAGCGGTTGAAGTCATCTCACCGTCAGATATTCAATATCGTGTTGTCGAAAAAGCACTCGCTTATCTCAATGCTGGAACTCACCTCGTTTGGATCATTGAACCTGTGGGAAAGACGGTAACCGTGTACCGTTCCCAAACAGACATCAAAACATTTACAATCAACGACACCCTCAGCGGCGAGGATGTTGTTGAAGGGTTTTCGTGTCGAGTGGCACAACTTTTTGAATAAGGAGACCTTATGAAACTTGGTTTAGTTACATATAATATGGCAAAAGATTGGGATGTCCCAACAATCATCGAAAATTGCGTAGAAACGGGGTTCTCAGGCGTGGAATTGCGGACGACGCATGCCCACGGCGTTGAGATCGACCTGTCCGCAAGTGAACGGGCGGCGGTAAAACAACAGTTCGCTGACTCTCCAATCGAGATTGCCGGTTTGGGATCGGCGTATGACTATCATGCCACCGATCAAGCAGTGGTTCGCCGGAATATAGCAGGAACGAAGGCGTATTCTCAACTCGCAGCGGATGTCGGAGCACCCGGCGTAAAGGTGCGTCCGAATGGGCTTCCCAACGAAGTTCCCGTCGAAAAGACGTTGGAACAGATCGGGTTGGCATTGCGCGAGTGTGGCGAATTTGCAGCGGACCTCGGTGTTGAGATTCGGTTAGAAGTCCACGGGGGTGGCACTTCTGAACTTCCCCATATCCGCACGATTATTGATGTCGCTGACCACGATAACGTCTACGTCTGCTGGAATTCTAATTTTGGAGAGGTGGAAGACGGCTCTATACTGAATAACTTCAACTATGCAAGAGGTAGAATCGGCTTGGTGCATATCACGGAACTCCATCGGCGCGAGTATCCGTGGCGGGAACTCTTTACATTGTTGAGAGAATCCGGATATTCGGGTTACACTTTGGCGGAGATTGCTGGAAGTTCCGATCCCATCCGCGTGATGAATTTTTATCGGGCGTTGTGGGAAGAATTGTCAAGCTAATTTGAACAAGGATAGATACCGTTGTCCAAGATACTATTTCGCATTTCGTTATCTATAGGGATGTTTCTGCTGACTTTTATCGGTATGAGTGACACACTTGAAAGCGTTCGTTTCAGCAACGCCGTTTGGGACGTTGAAATCTTTCCACAGTCGCTTGCCGTGAATGTCTATCCTGTGGGGACGGACATAACAGTTCGGGTTTCATCGGGTCAGATAGGATTGGGTCCCGTGACGGATTTTTCTCATGAAGGTGAAGGTATCAGTTGGAGACTGCCGGAACGTGCCCTTACCGTTTACGTTGCATCGCTAAAGGATTCGCTAACGATTGAATTCATTCAAGACGATCCCGCAAACGACACGCGAAATTTCACGTGGCCCGTTATTGAAAATACCGAATCCATCCACGGCTATATTTTTCCCTTTTTTGAGGGGAGTTACGTCCCGAAAGATGACCGCCCCTGGCGAGACTTCTTGTGCGATCGGGGACCGATAAACACAACAGCGGGTCTCTCTATGCCGTTTTGGGGCTTGGACCTCGGTGAGAGAACACTTACCTATATTCTGACAAATCCGTTCAACAATCAAATCCATTTCAGTGAGACGGAAACGTCTGACTTAGGTATGCGGGTATCACACGCCTTCACGCCGAATTGGGAACGGAAAAGGTATGGGGTGCGTCTTTCACTCGGTGCGGGATCACCGGTCGAGCCGGCGAAGCAGTATCGGCAGTGGCTGATCGAGAACGGTGCGTTTGTTTCGTTTGCTGAAAAGATCGAACAGGTTCCAGCGGCGGAAAAGTTGCTCGGTGCGGCGCACATCTACCTCTGGGGAGACGGCCCTTCTGTGAAACTCTTGGAGCGGTTTGCTGAGAGTGGATTGGATAGACTCTGGCTCGGTGTGGATTCATGGCAGGACGGATTTCGACACCCGACTGCCGTCGCGAAGGCGAGAGCACTCGGCTATTTGATTGGACCCTACGATTCTTATCATAGTATCCATCATCCGAATGAAAAGGATACATGGGAGACTGCACAGTTTGACCTGCCGCTTTATGAGACGGGTGCGATTGTCAACGCAGATGGCACGAAGAATCGGGGGTTTAAAAAGAAGGGGTATCACTTAAGTCCGCTCGTGGCACAACCTTATGTCGAAGATCGCGTCAATGGCATCGTCGCACAGATGCCAACGGACTTCAATACGTGGTTTATCGACTGCGACGCTTACGGTGAACTCTTTGACGACTATTCGCCATCCCATCCCGCGACGCAGTTGGATGATATGAATGCACGACTTGCCCGTATCGCATGGATTCGGGACACGCACAATATGGTTGTCGGTTCAGAAGGCGGTGCCGCCTATGCTGCGGCGACCCTCCATTTCGCCCACGGAATGACGACCCCTGTCATCGGGTGGGGCGATCCAGATATGAAAGAAAAAACTTCGCCTCACTACATCGGCGGGTACTGGCCCCCCGAAGGTCCAGCGATCCACATAAAACAGGTGCCTCTGAAACCGAACTATCTGCGTCTTTATTATGATCCACGTTTCCGGTTACCGCTCTATCAAATCGTGTTCCACGATTCAGTGGTGACAACAAATCATTGGCACTCTGGAAGCCTCAAATTTGAGAATGCAATCGAGACGTTAGCACTGTTAGAGGTGCTCTACAACGTCCCGCCGTTATATCACCTGAATATGGCGGAGTTTACAAAACATAAAGCCTGGATACAGCGGCACTATGCGTTCTTTTCACCGCTACATCGGCAGATCGGCGGACAGACGATGACCGAGTTTGAGTGGTTGAGCGATAACAAGCAGGTCCAACGCACGGAGTTTGGGGATACTGTTGAGCTGTTCGCGAACTTCGGGACGAACCCGTTTGAATATGAAGGTATAGTAATTCCGGGCAAAAGTGTGCTTGCGCGGTGGATCGGAACTGGTGAGATTGAGGTGTTTGCCGTGGAATAATATTAGGATAATCCATTGTTGACAGTGAGCGTAAAATATGATACACTCTTGGAAATTTAACGCGTTGTGCTAATTGACCATGTGTTTTGTTAAATTTCACAGTTGTTGGGTTTTCGTTGTAAATTGAACCTTGATTCCATTGCCTCTTTGTTTTCATATAGAGACTTTGGTTTAAAAATGGGGCAGTATGAACCGAAGCTGTCAAATTACAAGTGGCAAAAGATTAATACTGTGAAATCTAAATCTACAGAGAGTTAATTAGCACAAGCCGTAAATTTATTTACATGGAGGTTTACAAACGTTAATATGAAGGACTATCCTAATGAGGAGGCACTCCGTAAAGCACACAGAATATACCTTGATGCGATGCGTGAATTCATTCATAAATGTTTAGAGAGTGTTCCGGGCACAACACCAAAAGAGTTAATCATGATGGCCTTGGATTGTGAACCGCGCAATGACTTTGAAGTTGAAATAGAGATTAATAATATTCCACATCTTATCAGAGAATACTGGGATGATTGTTTTCGCCAAAAGTTTGACCGTCACTATGATGTTCGCAGTGCAACAGGGCGAATAAAAGATGGTCGAAATTTTTGGGCACATCCAGGGATAGGGGATGTAGACCCCGAATCTACTCGAATGCATCTTTCTCTCGTCGCCGAGGCACTTGGTGAAATTAGTAAGGCAAAAGCAAAGACTGCAGTTGAAGAAATCCGAAATCGGCTTTTTTCTGATGAACCTGAAGGACACCCAGCAGAAGCAGAGAATACTGATCTCAAGGAACGCCTCGCGGAAATGTCAGATCGACTGGCAGTGGTGGAAACAGAAAAGGCTGAATATAAGGAGTCCCACAAGGCTGAGTGGCAACGGCTAGAAGTAGAGAAAGCAGAGTATGCAGAACTCTTAGACACAGTGGAA is part of the Candidatus Poribacteria bacterium genome and encodes:
- a CDS encoding sugar phosphate isomerase/epimerase translates to MKLGLVTYNMAKDWDVPTIIENCVETGFSGVELRTTHAHGVEIDLSASERAAVKQQFADSPIEIAGLGSAYDYHATDQAVVRRNIAGTKAYSQLAADVGAPGVKVRPNGLPNEVPVEKTLEQIGLALRECGEFAADLGVEIRLEVHGGGTSELPHIRTIIDVADHDNVYVCWNSNFGEVEDGSILNNFNYARGRIGLVHITELHRREYPWRELFTLLRESGYSGYTLAEIAGSSDPIRVMNFYRALWEELSS
- a CDS encoding iron ABC transporter substrate-binding protein, producing MFNNRSGLFSSCSLILLLFTLIGMVHAETLTIYSGRSKSLVEPIIKQFEEKSGIQVEVSYGGTTQLAAALLTEGDKSPAALFWAQDAGALGAVSKKAMFEKLPESILTQVPSGFRDVEGFWVATSGRARVLAYSPERVKMEELPESIFDLTKPMWKGRVGWAPTNASFQAFVTSLRVQVGEEKTAEWLKGMKANGVKKYAKNTPIIEALAAGEIDVGLPNHYYLLRFKSKDSGFPVEQTFFKSSDPGNLVNIAGIGLLKSSKNKEAALKFVEFLLSSKAQQYFTSDVFEYPAIKGVIPHASLLPLSELLQLAPTFNLNHMDDLDGTVNLLRDVEIL
- a CDS encoding MBL fold metallo-hydrolase; amino-acid sequence: MAYALEDEFGDIIGKARRGQDLSHSQIAAAAGITETELSRMEQYTLKPTETQVLRLAEVLNLDGTKLLDIATEEWAPEPPQQISTSPLEVITISAPVGGWPVNAYLLICQATHAAAIVDTAAHPDLILEQLEARPVKPTAILLTHAHSDHTDGLPKIQTATGCETYIHTDEPKPRSETRLREVAHGDTLTVGELTVTVVNTPGHTPGGCSFIAENVAFVGDAIFAGSVGGPNISLQDEIDSVRDNLLSLPDGVRLFPGHGPSTTVGEEKAHNPFF
- a CDS encoding Uma2 family endonuclease; the protein is MTLEDFLESDLEGYEYAEGKLIPMAPPTMEHGEISMSLSLLLGVHIRENKLGHLYPADTDFKLEDRLVKPDIAFVSTARLPENRRQVSPVAPDLAVEVISPSDIQYRVVEKALAYLNAGTHLVWIIEPVGKTVTVYRSQTDIKTFTINDTLSGEDVVEGFSCRVAQLFE
- a CDS encoding multicopper oxidase domain-containing protein, whose protein sequence is MWNTHRFRSRLSPGNLQIASYTFLPLVSVLLYFCAGSAEAATREYWVAAEKVEWNYAPSGQNLIKPAMGLDVWGKALIYEKYRYIQYTDDTYTMQVEQPLWMGILGPQLHAVEGDSVRVHFLNRADKPLSIHVHGLQYDEANEGADMKGSGAAVPPGGKFTYHWEADSDAAPGPNDPSSIVWLYHSHVDAVTEVYDGLIGTVVVTKKGMERSENDPRPKDIDKAFTTLFLVFNENERTIVKSGQSAEYDSPEEAEEGNLKHAINGYIFGNLQGLEIEQHDKVRWYLIGLGTEVDMHTAHWHGQTVLNAGKRTDVVDLLPGSMVTVDMTAKTPGNWLYHCHVADHITAGMNTRWRVVPKPQENTH
- a CDS encoding ABC transporter permease; amino-acid sequence: MFSYLLQRFLSIGLSLLAVSLLVFLMVHLIPGDAAVAILGERATEKALIELRAEMGLDKPLYHQYAKFLWDVAHLDFGRSFKTKQPVIEEIKRYFPATAELTLAAMAFSILFGIAAGIIAAVSRGTFLDYFSMSISLAGISMPIFWLGLMLILLFSYFLPILPSTGRLDVVLDLDIQSRTGFYLIDTLLAGNFTAFRNAVAHLILPAITLGTIPLAIIARMTRSSLLEVLNQPYITTAYAKGLPRWKVIGKHAMKNSMVPVLTIIGLEFGYLLGGAILTEHIFSWPGLGSWLRAAVEARDVRAVQGGVLFVASVFMLVNLIVDMLYAYFDPRIRVGNEAI
- a CDS encoding iron ABC transporter permease → MSKPKTVNINPYLLIPAIVVGAGGLIPLIYLLVKAFSAEGTALVQIVFRWRNARLFFNTLLLTAGVLALDVLLATPAAWLTTRVNLKGKRFFTVLCALPLAIPGYVMAYALLALGGNTGIIAQFFGKSIPRLGGYWGALLALSAYTSPYLFLNLRTALLGLDPSLEESARSLGYRYRETFFHIILPQLRPALYASGLLISLHVLGDFGVVSLMRYETFSYALYIEYTLSFEHIYAAWLALMLLVFTGCLLYLESKLLNRVVLHRAGSGVSRQLLQIPLGRWRVSAYLYLGMLSFATVVVPAGAVFLWMFRGFDPIVLEGLVDALIGSLSIAIPAGILCAFLAVPFAYVGVRHPSRLSNMLGRVAYIVYAIPPLAFALSLIFFVLNTMTLIYKTLPVLIYACTLHFLAEAIGPVRSSLYQASPNLEEAARSLGYSRIQAFFRALLPILMRGMLTATALVFLATMKELPLTFLLSPAGYETLALNVWSYTSEAMFAEAAPYALAILALSGIFVGVLIRHEGHARE